A single genomic interval of Arthrobacter methylotrophus harbors:
- a CDS encoding ATP-binding protein, which translates to MATIHSFPGSPFQRALAAGVQANVPVGVIGEPGQGKTATMESATSGWGRHCETVIGSNREATDFLGVMIEDAGAIKYSSFQWVQNLNKAKAGLLLLDEFNTSAPSTMKGMLRVVQERYVGDTRLNDSVSIVALMNPIETAVDAYDLPAPMANRMMHLKWVFDTNNWLENVATGFQNTSPIPLSDMLAADPVSRKAAVSAAVTTFLKVNSKFMTPPVPTDPIKAGGAWPSPRSWTNVISVLSQLDRYDEEAAFLVVEGLVGEGAATEYFKWLAAADLHDPAEVIDGTVAVDWKNERADRLFALVQGVTALGLSGDAELWRKAAIVLAKCAEGGKPDVAFPSAQKLANNLPKDVAGLPKRFAEAFMELFGNTKYKVAVAAK; encoded by the coding sequence GTCCAGGCCAACGTCCCCGTCGGCGTTATCGGTGAGCCCGGCCAGGGCAAGACCGCGACCATGGAATCCGCGACCTCCGGGTGGGGCCGTCACTGCGAAACAGTCATCGGTTCCAACCGTGAAGCCACCGACTTCCTCGGCGTGATGATCGAAGATGCGGGCGCGATCAAGTACTCGTCCTTCCAGTGGGTTCAGAATCTGAACAAGGCCAAGGCGGGTCTGCTCCTGCTCGACGAGTTCAACACGTCGGCGCCGTCCACGATGAAGGGCATGCTGCGCGTCGTGCAGGAACGCTACGTCGGCGACACGAGGCTCAACGACTCTGTCTCCATCGTCGCGCTGATGAACCCGATCGAAACCGCCGTGGACGCCTACGACCTCCCGGCCCCGATGGCGAACCGCATGATGCACCTCAAGTGGGTTTTCGACACGAACAACTGGCTCGAAAACGTCGCGACCGGCTTCCAGAACACGAGCCCGATCCCCCTCTCCGACATGCTGGCCGCTGACCCTGTCTCCCGCAAGGCCGCTGTGTCCGCCGCTGTGACCACGTTCTTGAAGGTCAACTCCAAGTTCATGACCCCGCCGGTCCCGACCGACCCGATCAAGGCCGGCGGCGCGTGGCCGTCCCCGCGTTCTTGGACCAACGTCATCAGCGTCCTGTCCCAGTTGGACCGTTACGACGAAGAGGCCGCGTTCCTGGTTGTTGAGGGTCTCGTCGGTGAGGGTGCCGCGACCGAATACTTCAAGTGGCTCGCCGCTGCCGACCTGCACGACCCGGCCGAAGTCATCGACGGCACCGTGGCGGTGGACTGGAAGAACGAACGTGCCGACCGCCTGTTCGCCCTCGTGCAGGGTGTGACGGCACTGGGCCTCTCCGGTGATGCCGAACTGTGGCGCAAGGCCGCCATCGTCCTCGCCAAGTGCGCCGAGGGCGGCAAGCCGGACGTGGCGTTCCCCTCCGCTCAGAAGCTCGCGAACAACCTGCCCAAGGATGTCGCTGGCCTCCCGAAGCGGTTCGCTGAGGCTTTCATGGAACTGTTCGGCAACACGAAGTACAAGGTGGCTGTCGCCGCCAAGTAG
- a CDS encoding IS3 family transposase, translating into MLLDIAGIARSTFFYHQARLQAPDPQEALKSAVTEIFKKNHGRYGHRRVHIELAKQGWRTAKKTVLKLMRTLGLVCKVRRKKRYNSYRGEQGAVALNVLNRDFEATAPNQKWVTDVTEFNVGDRKLYLSPVMDLFDRQIISYTLGSSPNLALTNTSLSKALTTLKDGEKPLVHSDQGFQYQHLSWRTLLGGAGAVQSMSRKANCYDNAVMENFFGHLKEELFHRVRFISTEALTAALHEYIRWYNTERISTKLEGLSPVQYRTQALAA; encoded by the coding sequence TTGCTCCTGGACATCGCTGGCATTGCCCGCTCGACGTTCTTCTATCACCAGGCCCGGCTCCAGGCCCCCGATCCGCAAGAGGCTCTCAAGAGCGCGGTCACGGAGATCTTTAAGAAGAACCATGGCAGGTACGGGCACCGACGCGTCCACATCGAGCTGGCCAAGCAAGGCTGGAGGACCGCGAAGAAGACCGTGCTGAAGCTGATGCGGACACTCGGGCTGGTCTGCAAGGTCCGGCGGAAGAAGCGCTACAACTCCTACCGCGGCGAACAAGGCGCCGTCGCCCTGAACGTGCTCAACCGGGATTTCGAAGCCACCGCCCCGAACCAGAAGTGGGTGACGGACGTGACCGAATTCAACGTCGGCGACCGCAAACTCTACCTCTCACCGGTCATGGACCTCTTCGACCGGCAGATCATCTCGTACACCCTCGGCTCGTCCCCGAATCTGGCGCTCACCAACACGTCGCTGAGTAAGGCGTTGACGACCCTCAAGGATGGTGAGAAACCGCTGGTGCATTCCGACCAGGGATTCCAGTACCAGCATCTCTCCTGGCGGACTCTCCTCGGCGGCGCCGGCGCGGTCCAATCAATGTCACGCAAGGCCAACTGCTACGACAATGCCGTGATGGAAAACTTCTTCGGCCATCTCAAAGAAGAGCTCTTCCACCGCGTCCGGTTCATCAGCACCGAGGCACTGACCGCGGCACTGCACGAATACATCCGCTGGTACAACACCGAACGGATCTCGACAAAGCTCGAGGGCCTGAGCCCGGTGCAATACCGGACCCAGGCCCTCGCGGCTTAG
- a CDS encoding helix-turn-helix domain-containing protein, giving the protein MLKSSSLSEEQRAAAVALFETGWGAKSVATKLGVSKRAAGRLYDRWRVRGGTTLVAKPTKRQFSFEFKLAVVQRFLAGETQVSLAQEFQLSSPLLIKKWASLYRNEGEDGLRPKPRGRPKSPFEAPSQPESELQRLRRENERLRAEVAFLGKVQALRDEDRR; this is encoded by the coding sequence ATGTTAAAGAGCAGTTCGTTGTCCGAGGAGCAGCGCGCGGCCGCGGTAGCGTTGTTCGAGACCGGTTGGGGCGCCAAGTCCGTTGCCACAAAGCTCGGGGTGAGCAAGAGGGCCGCAGGCCGGTTATATGACCGGTGGAGAGTTCGCGGAGGTACAACGCTAGTGGCCAAGCCAACGAAGCGGCAGTTTTCGTTTGAGTTCAAACTCGCTGTTGTGCAGCGGTTTCTGGCTGGAGAGACCCAGGTGTCCTTGGCGCAGGAGTTCCAGCTGTCGTCCCCGCTTCTGATCAAGAAGTGGGCAAGCCTGTATCGGAATGAAGGCGAAGACGGACTGCGTCCGAAGCCCAGGGGCCGCCCGAAGTCGCCTTTCGAGGCGCCGTCGCAGCCTGAGTCAGAACTGCAAAGGTTGCGCCGTGAGAACGAGCGCTTGCGGGCAGAGGTGGCGTTCCTGGGAAAAGTGCAGGCCTTGAGGGACGAGGATCGGCGGTAA